A genomic region of Gadus macrocephalus chromosome 5, ASM3116895v1 contains the following coding sequences:
- the erg28 gene encoding ergosterol biosynthetic protein 28 homolog isoform X1: protein MTWGHCNATSKQNCRPTGISYSPVMMSKFMNVLRSWLLMVSLIAMGNTVQSFRDHSFLSEKLYTGMPQFVNGLQARTFGIWTLLASIIRCACAIDIHNKTLYHITLWTFVLALGHFLSEAFIYKTAPVTIGVMAPLIVASVSIVGMLIGYQCISEHQEEVTVRQKKRN, encoded by the exons ATGACATGGGGACATTGTAACGCGACAAGTAAACAG AACTGTCGTCCCACAGGTATATCGTATTCGCCAGTCATGATGAGTAAATTCATGAACGTGTTGAGGAGCTGGCTGCTGATGGTGTCGCTCATCGCCATGGGGAACACAGTGCAGAGCTTCAGGGACCACAGCTTTCTGTCGGAGAAACTTTACACAGGGATGCCACAGTTTG TGAATGGTCTCCAAGCACGAACATTCGGAATCTGGACATTACTAGCTTCTATTATACGCTGTGCGTGTGCCATCGACATCCACAATAAAAC GCTCTACCACATCACCCTCTGGACCTTTGTGCTGGCGCTgggtcacttcctgtctgaAGCCTTCATCTACAAAACCGCTCCCGTCACCATAGGAGTGATGGCACCGCTTATTGTCGCTA GCGTTTCTATCGTGGGGATGCTGATTGGATACCAGTGTATTTCCGAACACCAGGAAGAAGTTACAGTGCGACAGAAGAAGCGGAATTAA
- the erg28 gene encoding ergosterol biosynthetic protein 28 homolog isoform X2: MMSKFMNVLRSWLLMVSLIAMGNTVQSFRDHSFLSEKLYTGMPQFVNGLQARTFGIWTLLASIIRCACAIDIHNKTLYHITLWTFVLALGHFLSEAFIYKTAPVTIGVMAPLIVASVSIVGMLIGYQCISEHQEEVTVRQKKRN, translated from the exons ATGATGAGTAAATTCATGAACGTGTTGAGGAGCTGGCTGCTGATGGTGTCGCTCATCGCCATGGGGAACACAGTGCAGAGCTTCAGGGACCACAGCTTTCTGTCGGAGAAACTTTACACAGGGATGCCACAGTTTG TGAATGGTCTCCAAGCACGAACATTCGGAATCTGGACATTACTAGCTTCTATTATACGCTGTGCGTGTGCCATCGACATCCACAATAAAAC GCTCTACCACATCACCCTCTGGACCTTTGTGCTGGCGCTgggtcacttcctgtctgaAGCCTTCATCTACAAAACCGCTCCCGTCACCATAGGAGTGATGGCACCGCTTATTGTCGCTA GCGTTTCTATCGTGGGGATGCTGATTGGATACCAGTGTATTTCCGAACACCAGGAAGAAGTTACAGTGCGACAGAAGAAGCGGAATTAA